The following proteins are co-located in the Manihot esculenta cultivar AM560-2 chromosome 9, M.esculenta_v8, whole genome shotgun sequence genome:
- the LOC110622889 gene encoding ubiquitin carboxyl-terminal hydrolase 8 has product MSRLAEQLRLSLITKSARFLSLKLSYFSLSTFRLCKSLARSFFFKTLALFPSLMDDDLFSSADDNFLDLEFSSASTSNYFQPHFLDDDDNGVDKLYLVPCSWWRETQMGANETGVLYDVSVSNDDDMEIVLDLKKIEDSRKSSNAAEGFSGQEYALVSGTMWLQALKWHNDCNVAVTDVHRPFLSEDDLEDVFPIQIRLSVSWETNSLVVKISLKDNMIGFYKRACDIFVPEAEQVHIWDFSGQTTQFLNDRINLPNGSMGQSAEEILLELQVHGFSDSKNGRDESIDGMIEYDRKDISFDSGSVKMNGSSDYVISRSTPKNLSVSGCRYRRARFLGLTGLQNLGNTCFMNSAIQCLAHTPKIVDYFVGDYRKEINRENPLGMNGELALAFGDLLRKLWAPGASPVAPRMFKLKLAKFAPQFSGYNQHDSQEFLAFLLDGLHEDLNHVKCKPYIEVKDADSRSDKEVADEYWQNHLARNDSIIVDLFQGQYRSTLVCPICKKKSVTFDPFMYLSLPLPSTTMRTMTLTMLSSDGTTLPCPITVSVPNCGRLKDLIEALSTACSLRNDESLLVVEIYKNKIFRFLEEPSDSLALIRDDDKLVAYRLPKVTEASPLVVFMHELLDKPSELEKSVPNWKLFGIPLVARLSDHSNGSDFRNQYLKLLSPFLMPDDTLNDDDSGVTANEDSAMEDVPSINVSDGNADSDSETDNGPLFSNDFQFCIKDYHGRVTEIEMNKPLLAPSYNNRLEVHVLWSEKMVEKYDTCILSSLPEVFKPQLCTRRPQESVSLYKCLEAFLKEEPLGPDDMWYCPSCKRPRQASKKLDLWRLPEILVVHLKRFSYSRIIKNKLETYVDFPVEDFDLSTYMSHKDSHLCNRYTLYAISNHYGGMGGGHYTAFVDHGHCRWYEFDDENVSPVSEDRIKTSAAYVLFYKRVS; this is encoded by the exons ATGAGCCGTCTTGCAGAGCAGCTGCGTCTCTCGCTAATCACCAAATCCGCTCGTTTCCTCTCTCTCAAGCTTTCTTACTTTTCTCTCTCCACTTTCCGTCTCTGCAAATCCCTCGCTCGCTCTTTCTTCTTCAAAACCCTAGCTCTTTTCCCCTCCCTCATGGACGACGATTTGTTCTCCTCCGCCGACGATAACTTCCTCGACCTTGAATTCTCCTCTGCCTCTACTTCCAATTACTTTCAACCTCACTTTCTCGATGATGACGACAATGGCGTTGACAAGCTCTACTTGGTTCCCTGCAG TTGGTGGAGGGAGACGCAAATGGGTGCTAATGAAACGGGAGTCTTGTATGATGTGTCGGTGAgtaatgatgatgatatggaaaTTGTACTGGATTTAAAGAAGATAGAGGACTCCAGGAAGAGTAGTAATGCTGCTGAAGGGTTTTCAGGTCAGGAGTACGCATTAGTCTCTGGGACAATGTGGTTGCAGGCACTGAAATG GCATAATGATTGTAATGTGGCAGTGACAGATGTGCATCGCCCTTTTCTTTCAGAAGATGATCTAGAAGATGTCTTTCCTATACAAATTAGGCTTTCAGTTTCTTGGGAAACAAATTCTTTGGTTGTGAAGATCAGCTTAAAG GACAATATGATTGGTTTCTACAAGAGAGCCTGTGATATTTTTGTTCCCGAGGCTGAGCAG GTGCATATTTGGGATTTCTCTGGGCAAACAACCCAGTTTCTGAATGATAGGATTAACTTGCCTAATGGTTCTATGGGACAATCTGCTGAAGAG ATTCTCCTTGAATTGCAAGTCCATGGATTTTCAGATTCCAAGAATGGTAGAGATGAAAGTATAGATGGAATGATAGAATATGACAGAAAAGATATCTCCTTTGACAGTGGTTCAGTTAAAATGAATGGAAGCAGTGATTATGTGATCTCTCGTTCAACTCCCAAAAACTTGTCAGTTTCTGGATGTCGTTATAGAAGAGCTCGTTTCTTGGGTTTGACAGGACTACAAAATCTTGGGAATACATGTTTCATGAATAGTGCAATTCAGTGTTTGGCACACACTCCAAAGATTGTTGATTATTTTGTAGGAGATTACAGAAAAGAAATAAACCGTGAAAATCCGCTAGGGATGAAT GGTGAGCTTGCTTTGGCATTTGGAGACTTGTTGAGAAAGTTGTGGGCTCCAGGGGCATCCCCAGTTGCTCCTAGAATGTTCAAGTTAAAACTTGCTAAATTTGCTCCTCAATTCAGTGGGTATAATCAGCATGATTCTCAA GAATTTCTTGCCTTTTTGTTGGATGGACTGCATGAAGATCTGAATCATGTGAAATGCAAGCCATACATAGAAGTGAAAGATGCAGACAGCCGTTCAGACAAAGAAGTGGCAGATGAATATTGGCAGAATCACCTTGCCCGCAATGACTCTATTATAGTTGATTTGTTCCAA ggtCAATACCGTTCAACCTTGGTTTGCCCCATTTGCAAGAAGAAGTCTGTTACATTTGATCCATTTATGTACCTTTCACTGCCATTACCTTCGACTACTATGCGGACAATGACTTTGACCATGTTGAGCAGTGATGGAACTACCCTGCCTTGTCCTATTACTGTATCTGTGCCAAATTGTGGGAGGTTAAAGGACCTTATTGAGGCATTGAGCACTGCATGTTCCTTAAGAAATGATGAATCCCTGCTAGTAGTTGAG ATATACAAGAATAAAATATTCCGTTTCCTGGAGGAGCCATCTGATTCATTAGCTTTGATCAGAGATGATGACAAACTTGTAGCTTATCGGTTACCCAAAGTCACCGAGGCATCTCCCTTGGTTGTGTTTATGCATGAACTCTTGGACAA GCCGTCTGAATTGGAGAAATCAGTACCAAATTGGAAGTTATTTGGGATTCCTCTTGTAGCAAGATTGTCTGATCACTCTAATGGATCTGATTTCCGTAATCAGTATCTGAAACTGCTTAGTCCATTTCTAATGCCTGATGATACATTAAATGATGATGATTCTGGAGTCACAGCTAATGAAGATTCTGCCATGGAGGATGTCCCTAGCATTAATGTTTCAGATGGTAATGCAGACTCTGATAGTGAAACAGATAATGGCCCTCTGTTCAGTAATGATTTTCAGTTCTGCATCAAAGATTATCATGGTAGAGTGACAGAAATAGAGATGAATAAACCATTACTGGCTCCATCATATAACAATAGATTAGAAGTGCATGTTCTCTGGTCCGAAAAAATGGTTGAAAAGTATGATACATGCATTCTTAGCTCTTTGCCAGAGGTTTTTAAGCCACAGCTGTGCACTAGGAGGCCTCAAGAGTCTGTTTCTTTGTATAAATGCCTTGAAGCATTTTTGAAGGAAGAGCCTTTAGGACCAGACGACATGTG GTACTGTCCCAGCTGTAAAAGGCCTCGACAAGCTAGTAAGAAGTTGGACCTTTGGAGATTGCCTGAAATATTGGTTGTTCATTTAAAGAGGTTCTCATACAGTCGAATCATTAAGAACAAACTAGAAACATATGTTGACTTCCCAGTTGAGGATTTTGATCTTTCAACTTACATGTCTCACAAGGATAGCCATCTTTGTAATAGATATACTCTATATGCGATAAGTAATCATTATGGAGGCATGGGAGGTGGTCACTATACTGCATTTGTTGAT CATGGCCATTGTAGGTGGTATGAGTTTGATGATGAGAATGTTTCTCCTGTTAGCGAGGACAGGATCAAAACATCTGCTGCTTATGTCCTCTTCTACAAGAGAGTTAGTTGA
- the LOC110623668 gene encoding uncharacterized protein LOC110623668 has product MVVKMMKWRPWPLSGPRKYQVRLVVQKMEGWDLVHEGGEDKGRNSEKLTVEIRWKGTKFALSPLRRTVKRNFTKEVEVFGGENGVVGWDEEFQSLCTLSPQKDNVFHPWEIAFTVLNGMNRGLKNKVSAVGTAMLNLAEYASAAEQKELELRLPLLLPAGAAEPQPVLCISLSLLELRTAPEATEPLQRAIVPVSSPPQSGETVSTEKDELSAIKAGLRKVKIFTDYVSTRRAKKACHEEEGSEGRCSARSEEGEYNYPLDSNSSDDFEEGESDDIKEDSTVRKSFSYGTLAYANCAGGSFQSDMSKNGENEDWVYYSNRKSDVGSSHIDDLTQISEPSVLQSSRRSILSWRKRKLSFRSPKTKGEPLLKKAYGEEGGDDIDFDRRQLSSDDNGALVPHKADEDSSANRSSVSDFGDDNFAVGSWESKEIISRDGHMMLQTEVFFASIDQRSEQAAGESACTALVAVIADWFQNNLDIMPIKSQFDSLIREGSLEWRNLCEKETYREQFPDKHFDLETVLQAKIRSLSVVPGKSFIGFFHPDGMDEGRFDFLLGAMSFDNIWDEISGTGSEHPSNDEPQVYIVSWNDHFFILKVEPEAYYIIDTLGERLYEGCNQAYILKFDSNTVIRKLPNVAQPSDEKTLADQPVVAVDVEPKDQQVNKEEASVSGAVVIKPQEPMKSEEEGEVVCQGKNSCKEYIKSFLAAIPIRELQADIKKGLMASTPLHHRLQIEFHYTQHLQALPETHAAAAAAMPMVAPLESNEVAIE; this is encoded by the exons ATGGTGGTTAAGATGATGAAGTGGCGGCCCTGGCCGCTGTCGGGTCCCCGGAAGTACCAGGTGAGACTGGTGGTCCAGAAGATGGAGGGGTGGGATCTGGTGCATGAGGGTGGAGAGGACAAGGGAAGGAATTCAGAGAAATTAACTGTGGAGATTCGATGGAAGGGTACGAAATTTGCGCTGAGTCCTTTGAGGAGGACGGTGAAGAGGAATTTCACCAAAGAAGTGGAGGTTTTTGGTGGGGAAAACGGTGTCGTTGGATGGGATGAGGAGTTTCAGAGTCTATGTACTCTATCGCCACAGAAGGACAATGTGTTTCATCCTTGGGAGATCGCTTTCACAGTTCTCAAT GGTATGAACCGAGGTCTGAAAAACAAGGTTTCTGCTGTTGGAACTGCAATGCTAAACCTTGCTGAATATGCTTCTGCTGCTGAACAGAAAGAGTTGGAATTAAGGCTACCTCTCTTGCTTCCTGCTGGTGCAGCTGAGCCTCAGCCTGTGCTATGT ATATCACTTAGCTTATTGGAATTGAGAACTGCTCCTGAAGCCACAGAGCCGTTGCAGAGAGCAATAGTTCCTGTTTCCTCTCCACCTCAATCAGGAGAAACAGTCTCAACTGAGAAGGATGAGCTATCTGCAATTAAAGCTGGCCTCAGGAAGGTTAAGATTTTTACAGATTATGTTTCCACCAGGAGAGCAAAAAAGGCTTGCCATGAGGAAGAGGGAAGTGAAGGCAGGTGCTCTGCTAGAAGTGAGGAAGGCGAGTATAACTATCCACTTGACTCAAATTCAAGTGATGATTTTGAGGAAGGAGAATCAGATGATATCAAGGAGGATTCTACTGTTAGGAAGTCATTCAGTTATGGCACACTGGCTTATGCAAATTGTGCTGGAGGATCATTTCAATCTGATATGAGCAAAAATGGTGAAAATGAAGATTGGGTTTACTACAGCAATCGGAAGTCAGATGTGGGTTCCTCACACATTGACGATTTAACTCAAATCTCTGAGCCATCTGTATTGCAAAGCTCAAGGCGTAGCATACTATCTTGGAGAAAGAGGAAATTGAGCTTTAGGTCACCTAAGACCAAAGGAGAGCCATTGCTGAAAAAGGCATATGGAGAAGAAGGTGGAGATGATATTGATTTTGATCGTCGGCAGCTTAGCTCTGACGACAATGGTGCTCTTGTG CCTCATAAAGCAGATGAAGATTCATCTGCAAATCGATCATCAGTTTCTGATTTTGGAGATGACAATTTTGCTGTGGGCAGTTGGGAAAGCAAAGAAATAATAAGTCGCGATGGGCACATGATGCTTCAAACAGAGGTCTTTTTTGCTTCCATTGACCAAAGAAGTGAGCAGGCAGCAGGGGAGAGTGCATGTACAGCACTCGTTGCGGTAATTGCTGATTGGTTTCAGAACAATCTCGACATCATGCCGATCAAATCTCAATTCGATAGTTTGATCAGAGAAGGATCACTGGAATGGAGAAACCTATGTGAGAAGGAGACCTACAGGGAGCAATTTCCAGACAAGCACTTTGATCTTGAAACTGTCCTCCAAGCCAAAATACGTTCGCTTTCTGTTGTTCCTGGAAAGTCCTTCATTGGATTTTTCCATCCAGATGGGATGGATGAAGGAAGATTTGACTTTCTGCTTGGTGCTATGTCCTTTGATAATATTTGGGATGAGATTAGTGGCACTGGATCAGAACATCCGAGCAATGACGAACCTCAGGTCTACATCGTAAGCTGGAATGATCATTTTTTCATCCTCAAGGTTGAACCAGAAGCTTACTATATTATCGACACGTTAGGAGAAAGACTCTATGAGGGGTGCAATCAGgcatatattttgaaatttgacAGCAATACAGTTATTCGCAAATTGCCAAATGTTGCTCAGCCATCCGATGAGAAAACACTGGCTGATCAGCCTGTCGTGGCAGTTGATGTGGAACCCAAGGATCAGCAGGTGAACAAGGAGGAGGCTTCTGTCTCAGGTGCAGTTGTAATCAAGCCTCAGGAACCAATGAAGAGCGAGGAGGAAGGAGAGGTGGTTTGCCAAGGAAAAAACTCTTGCAAGGAGTATATAAAGAGCTTCTTGGCTGCAATTCCAATCCGGGAATTGCAGGCGGATATTAAGAAGGGTTTAATGGCATCAACACCTCTTCATCACCGTTTGCAGATTGAGTTCCACTATACCCAGCACTTACAAGCATTGCCAGAAACTCATGCAGCGGCGGCAGCAGCAATGCCAATGGTAGCACCGTTGGAATCCAATGAAGTTGCAATAGAATAG